A section of the Armatimonadota bacterium genome encodes:
- the mraY gene encoding phospho-N-acetylmuramoyl-pentapeptide-transferase has translation MERVVLSTALGGFVVLVAGRFVIPWLRSWAVQPISEDAPPRHRSKSGTPTLGGLVLIAAVLVATAAAAEWTPSVRLAILALCGYGAIGFWDDYRSVRRKRNLGLRAREKLALQLPLGALLGWIAARLSPQGTALHVPFFGTWELGWAYPLFAAVYVTGFVNALNLTDGLDGLAAGTAATAFLSYVVIALRTDQAPLAPFAGAVAGACLGFLWYNAHPAQVMMGDVGSQALGGALAALALGTKTELVLVVVGAVFVAEALSVILQVGYFKATRGRRIFRSSPLHHHFELLGWSEPQIVTRFYVLAALAALGGLGLAL, from the coding sequence ATGGAACGGGTCGTTCTGAGCACCGCCTTGGGAGGGTTCGTGGTGCTTGTGGCGGGCCGGTTCGTGATCCCGTGGCTGCGGAGCTGGGCCGTTCAGCCCATCAGCGAGGACGCGCCGCCCCGCCACCGATCGAAGTCCGGTACGCCCACCCTGGGCGGCCTCGTGCTCATCGCCGCCGTGCTGGTGGCCACCGCGGCGGCTGCGGAGTGGACGCCCTCGGTCAGACTCGCGATCCTCGCCCTCTGCGGGTACGGGGCCATCGGGTTTTGGGACGACTACCGCAGCGTGCGACGGAAGAGAAATCTGGGGCTGCGGGCCCGGGAAAAGCTCGCGCTCCAGCTCCCGCTCGGCGCCCTGCTGGGTTGGATCGCGGCCCGCCTGAGCCCGCAGGGAACGGCCCTCCACGTGCCGTTTTTCGGGACGTGGGAGCTGGGGTGGGCCTACCCGCTCTTTGCCGCGGTGTACGTGACGGGATTCGTGAACGCCTTAAACCTCACGGACGGGCTCGACGGCCTTGCGGCCGGGACCGCGGCCACGGCGTTTTTGAGCTACGTCGTCATCGCCCTTCGCACGGACCAGGCGCCGCTCGCGCCCTTCGCCGGCGCCGTGGCGGGCGCATGTCTGGGCTTCCTGTGGTACAACGCCCATCCCGCCCAGGTGATGATGGGCGACGTGGGCTCCCAGGCCCTGGGCGGGGCCCTCGCGGCTCTCGCGCTGGGGACCAAGACGGAGCTCGTGCTGGTGGTGGTGGGCGCGGTGTTCGTGGCGGAGGCCCTCTCCGTGATCCTGCAGGTGGGGTACTTCAAGGCCACTCGGGGGCGCCGCATCTTCCGCAGTTCCCCCCTCCACCACCACTTCGAGCTCCTGGGGTGGTCGGAGCCGCAGATCGTGACCCGGTTCTACGTGCTCGCGGCCCTCGCGGCGCTGGGAGGGCTGGGGCTGGCCCTGTAG
- the murF gene encoding UDP-N-acetylmuramoyl-tripeptide--D-alanyl-D-alanine ligase has translation MAGGEGLLTLAEVASATAGVVLGDPRVDICSIAVHSDAVRPGGLFVALRGPRRDGHDFVQAAAARGAAAALVSRPVEAGIPLVLVPDTIQALLPLAALWRSRFAVQAVGVTGSAGKTTTTQLIGAVLASTYPVHVSAPEWNAELGVPLTLFGLEATHRFVVVELAMRGLGQIRELCMAVRPEIGVVTNVGHAHLELLGSVENIARAKAELVEALPAHGWAVLHADDPRVRAMGRKTRAQVVFYGIEEGEVRAEDIEVEAHGVRFVLRTPHGRFRTGLPLPGRHLVLNALAAAAVGWVCGVPLEAVGEILVRFRPPRMRLEVQQTARGVLLVNDAYNASPESLRAAFETVRVLRRGRRLVAVLGEMRELGPAREAAHLEAGRWCAAEGVDLLVAVGEGGGLIARGAREAGMPQERVVLVADAEEAARYAAERVEPGDLVLVKASRAVGLERVAEALGWNGSF, from the coding sequence ATGGCGGGCGGTGAGGGGTTGCTCACCTTGGCGGAGGTGGCCTCCGCGACAGCGGGGGTGGTCCTGGGGGATCCACGGGTCGACATCTGCAGCATCGCGGTGCACAGCGATGCCGTGCGACCCGGCGGGCTCTTCGTGGCCCTGCGGGGTCCCCGGAGGGACGGCCACGACTTCGTGCAGGCGGCCGCGGCGCGGGGTGCCGCGGCGGCCCTGGTCTCCCGACCTGTGGAGGCAGGCATTCCGCTCGTCCTCGTGCCGGACACCATCCAGGCGCTGCTGCCCCTCGCGGCCCTGTGGCGATCCCGGTTCGCGGTGCAGGCCGTGGGGGTCACGGGAAGTGCGGGGAAGACCACCACCACACAGCTCATCGGGGCGGTGCTCGCCTCTACCTACCCGGTGCACGTCTCCGCGCCGGAGTGGAACGCGGAGCTGGGCGTTCCTCTCACCCTGTTCGGCCTGGAGGCGACGCACCGGTTCGTGGTGGTGGAGCTCGCCATGCGGGGTCTGGGACAGATCCGGGAACTGTGCATGGCGGTGCGTCCGGAGATCGGGGTCGTGACGAACGTGGGACACGCGCATCTGGAGCTGTTGGGCTCTGTGGAGAACATCGCCCGGGCGAAGGCGGAGCTGGTGGAGGCCTTGCCCGCGCACGGGTGGGCGGTGCTCCACGCGGACGATCCCAGGGTGCGTGCCATGGGCCGCAAGACAAGGGCCCAGGTGGTGTTCTACGGGATCGAGGAGGGAGAGGTGCGGGCGGAGGACATCGAGGTGGAAGCGCACGGGGTGCGGTTCGTCCTCCGTACGCCCCACGGCCGCTTCCGGACGGGTCTTCCCCTTCCCGGCCGCCACCTGGTCTTGAACGCCCTTGCGGCCGCGGCCGTGGGATGGGTGTGCGGGGTGCCCTTGGAGGCCGTGGGGGAGATCCTGGTACGGTTCCGGCCGCCCCGGATGCGGCTGGAGGTCCAGCAGACCGCCCGTGGGGTCCTCCTCGTCAACGACGCGTACAACGCCAGCCCGGAGTCCCTTCGGGCCGCGTTCGAGACCGTGCGGGTCCTCCGGCGTGGCCGCCGGCTGGTGGCGGTGCTGGGGGAGATGCGGGAGCTGGGGCCGGCGCGGGAGGCCGCGCACCTGGAGGCGGGGCGGTGGTGCGCCGCGGAGGGGGTGGACCTGCTCGTGGCCGTGGGGGAAGGCGGAGGGCTCATCGCCCGGGGCGCGCGGGAGGCGGGGATGCCCCAGGAGCGCGTGGTGCTGGTGGCGGATGCGGAGGAGGCGGCCCGATATGCGGCGGAGCGGGTCGAGCCCGGAGACCTGGTGCTCGTCAAGGCCTCCCGGGCCGTGGGGCTGGAGCGGGTGGCGGAGGCCCTGGGATGGAACGGGTCGTTCTGA
- a CDS encoding UDP-N-acetylmuramoyl-L-alanyl-D-glutamate--2,6-diaminopimelate ligase — MRLKELLRILPAYTLLGGADGEIRGISCDSRTVQPGELFCAVPGRHHDGHAFAPEAVARGAVAVLVERPVGVRVPQVVVPSVRQALGPLASAFYGRPSHHLQVIGVTGTNGKGTVTYLLRAVLEAGGWPCGVIGSLGAVVGSEVLPLSLTTPEAPELHALLHRMVRSGLRFAAVEVASHALAQERVGGVRFAAAAFTNLTPDHLDFHGTLEAYRDAKALLFERVEPDGVCVINREDPAGAYMAARSRAPVLTYGFGPEAHVRAEAVALDPGGATFTVRTPRGRARFRSPLCGTFNVLNALCAIALGEHFGVPLDAMADALRQFPGLPGRFERVDEGQDFEVVVDYAHTPDALRAVLETARALTRGRVIVVFGCGGDRDPTKRPVMGRIASERADVVVLTSDNPRTEDPLRILEQILAGVVDGARCLVEPDRRVAIRQAIAEARSGDVVLICGKGHEAYQIVGTERIPFDDREEARKALRGRGYGGR; from the coding sequence ATGCGGCTAAAGGAACTCCTGCGCATCCTCCCCGCGTACACGCTCCTGGGCGGGGCGGACGGAGAGATCCGCGGGATCTCCTGTGACTCCCGCACGGTGCAGCCCGGGGAGCTGTTCTGCGCCGTCCCCGGCCGGCACCACGACGGCCATGCGTTCGCCCCCGAGGCCGTGGCCCGGGGCGCGGTGGCGGTGTTGGTGGAGCGGCCGGTGGGCGTCCGGGTGCCGCAGGTCGTGGTCCCCTCCGTGCGGCAGGCCTTGGGGCCGCTTGCCTCCGCCTTCTACGGCCGTCCCTCCCACCACCTGCAGGTGATCGGGGTCACCGGCACGAACGGCAAGGGAACCGTCACCTACCTCCTGCGGGCGGTACTGGAGGCAGGAGGGTGGCCGTGTGGGGTCATCGGGAGCCTCGGCGCGGTGGTGGGCTCGGAGGTGCTGCCCCTTTCCCTCACCACCCCGGAGGCCCCGGAGCTCCATGCCCTGCTCCACCGGATGGTGAGAAGCGGCCTGCGGTTCGCGGCCGTGGAGGTGGCTTCCCATGCCCTCGCGCAGGAGCGGGTGGGCGGGGTGCGGTTTGCGGCCGCGGCCTTCACCAACCTCACCCCCGACCACCTGGACTTCCACGGCACCCTGGAGGCCTACCGGGACGCGAAGGCCCTGCTCTTCGAACGGGTGGAACCGGACGGCGTCTGCGTGATTAACCGCGAGGATCCAGCAGGTGCCTACATGGCGGCCCGGAGTCGTGCGCCGGTTCTGACGTACGGTTTCGGGCCGGAGGCCCACGTGCGGGCGGAGGCGGTGGCGCTGGATCCGGGAGGAGCGACCTTCACCGTGCGCACGCCCCGAGGACGCGCGCGGTTCCGATCTCCCCTGTGCGGGACCTTCAACGTCCTCAACGCCCTGTGCGCCATCGCCCTGGGCGAGCACTTCGGCGTACCGCTCGATGCCATGGCGGACGCGTTGCGGCAGTTTCCCGGCCTTCCGGGCCGGTTCGAGCGCGTTGACGAAGGGCAGGACTTCGAGGTGGTCGTGGACTACGCCCACACCCCCGATGCGCTGCGGGCAGTGCTCGAGACCGCGCGCGCGCTCACGCGCGGCCGGGTGATCGTGGTGTTCGGGTGTGGCGGAGACCGGGATCCCACCAAGCGGCCCGTGATGGGCCGCATCGCCTCGGAGCGGGCGGACGTCGTGGTCCTCACCTCCGACAACCCCCGGACCGAGGATCCCTTACGCATCCTCGAGCAGATCCTGGCCGGCGTGGTGGACGGTGCGCGCTGCCTCGTAGAGCCCGATCGCCGGGTCGCCATCCGACAGGCCATCGCGGAAGCGAGATCCGGGGACGTGGTGCTCATCTGCGGGAAGGGGCATGAAGCCTACCAGATCGTGGGCACCGAGCGGATCCCCTTCGATGACCGGGAGGAGGCGCGGAAAGCCCTGCGGGGGCGCGGGTATGGCGGGCGGTGA
- a CDS encoding penicillin-binding transpeptidase domain-containing protein, giving the protein MIRRRSASSPLRARIRVLFFGWTLLFLLVTARVAYWQVARSEAMRDLAVRQRTDLLVLPASRGRIYDRNGRELATNVPVESVYAVPRNIRDPQAFARRVAAVLHVPPEQIQERLVPDRYFVWIARHLPSQVVQRLRALGLEGQLGFEREERRAYPLGPLAAQVLGFTGIDNQGLWGLEARYDAMLRGTPGRAVRVRDALGREILEGRQVRIAPRNGADLFLTLDAVIQHLAEREMLEAVQAYRARAGVAMVMDVRTGELLAVANVPRFDPNRYAQVPPEVWRNRAVAEVYEPGSTFKLVVMGAALEAGVVRSETTFYCPGFLRVPGGHRIREAQGEAHGEVRPADILRLSCNVGAALTAARLGPDRLYQAILRFGFGQPTGVELPGEAAGIVRSPAEWTGPDLYTLSFGQGIAVTPLQLLRAVAAIGNGGLLVRPTLVSFLRSPDGQVLESPRASASARVLSPRIARALLEMMVRAVVDGTGRAAAIEGYTVAGKTGTAQKPDPRGGYLPGKYVASFVGIVPATSPRLAILVLLDEPRGAYYGGVVAAPVFRRIASQVLWHLRIPPDGGPVVPESGPDLRD; this is encoded by the coding sequence GTGATCCGGAGGCGCTCGGCCTCCTCCCCGCTCCGGGCGCGCATCCGAGTCCTCTTTTTCGGCTGGACGCTCCTCTTCCTCCTCGTCACGGCCCGGGTGGCGTACTGGCAGGTTGCTCGGTCCGAGGCCATGCGGGACCTGGCCGTCCGCCAGCGGACAGACCTTCTGGTGCTTCCCGCCTCCCGGGGCCGGATCTACGACCGGAACGGCCGGGAGCTCGCCACGAACGTGCCCGTGGAGAGCGTCTATGCGGTTCCCCGGAACATCCGGGACCCGCAGGCCTTCGCGCGCCGGGTCGCGGCGGTGCTCCATGTGCCGCCGGAGCAGATCCAGGAACGGCTCGTGCCCGACCGGTACTTCGTATGGATCGCCCGCCACCTTCCCTCCCAGGTGGTCCAGCGGCTGCGGGCGCTGGGACTGGAGGGCCAGCTCGGGTTCGAGCGGGAGGAGAGGCGCGCTTACCCCCTCGGTCCTCTCGCCGCGCAGGTGTTGGGGTTTACGGGCATCGACAACCAGGGGCTGTGGGGGTTGGAAGCCCGCTACGACGCGATGCTGCGGGGGACCCCGGGCCGGGCGGTGCGCGTGCGGGATGCCCTGGGCCGGGAGATCCTGGAGGGTCGGCAGGTGCGGATCGCCCCCCGGAACGGCGCGGACCTCTTCCTCACCCTGGACGCGGTGATCCAGCACCTCGCGGAGCGAGAGATGCTGGAGGCGGTCCAGGCCTATAGGGCCCGGGCAGGCGTGGCGATGGTGATGGACGTGCGGACCGGGGAACTGCTGGCGGTCGCCAACGTTCCCCGGTTCGATCCGAACCGGTACGCGCAGGTTCCTCCCGAAGTCTGGCGCAACCGGGCGGTGGCGGAGGTGTACGAGCCCGGGAGCACCTTCAAACTCGTGGTGATGGGCGCGGCCCTAGAGGCCGGTGTCGTGCGTTCCGAGACCACCTTCTATTGCCCCGGGTTCCTCCGGGTGCCGGGCGGTCATCGCATCCGAGAGGCCCAGGGCGAGGCCCACGGGGAGGTGCGGCCCGCGGACATCCTGCGCCTCTCCTGCAACGTGGGCGCTGCCCTCACCGCGGCGCGGTTGGGACCGGATCGCCTTTACCAGGCCATCCTCCGGTTCGGGTTCGGGCAGCCCACGGGCGTGGAGCTGCCGGGGGAAGCCGCGGGGATCGTCCGCTCCCCCGCGGAGTGGACGGGCCCGGACCTGTATACCCTGAGTTTCGGGCAGGGCATCGCGGTGACCCCCTTGCAGCTCCTCCGGGCCGTGGCCGCCATCGGCAACGGAGGTCTGCTGGTGCGCCCTACCCTGGTCTCCTTCCTCCGGAGCCCAGATGGGCAGGTGCTGGAGTCTCCCCGGGCCTCCGCCTCAGCCCGCGTGCTCAGCCCGCGGATTGCCCGAGCGCTGCTGGAGATGATGGTGCGGGCGGTCGTGGACGGCACGGGCAGGGCCGCGGCCATCGAGGGGTATACGGTGGCGGGCAAGACGGGAACCGCGCAGAAGCCGGATCCCCGGGGCGGGTATCTTCCCGGGAAGTACGTGGCCTCCTTCGTGGGGATCGTTCCCGCCACCAGCCCGCGGCTTGCCATCCTGGTGCTGCTGGACGAACCCCGGGGAGCGTACTACGGCGGGGTGGTGGCGGCTCCCGTGTTCCGGCGGATCGCCTCCCAGGTGCTGTGGCACCTGCGCATCCCGCCGGACGGAGGACCCGTGGTCCCGGAAAGCGGCCCGGACCTCCGGGACTGA
- the rsmH gene encoding 16S rRNA (cytosine(1402)-N(4))-methyltransferase RsmH, translating to MVSLHVPVLLQEVLTWLDPRPGGLYVDATVGTGGHAEAILERILPGGRLVGLDLDPEALAVARRRLERFGDAVQLVQANFADLQHVLRTLGIARVQGVLMDLGVSGLQLATPHRGFSFRLAGPLDMRMDPASPVTAADLVNRLSEKELADLLRRYGEEPFAARIAREIVRRRPLSTTQELREAVLRAVPRRAWPRRVDVATRTFQALRIAVNRELEALEQALPQAVEVLGLGGRLVVISFHSLEDRIVKHALRSAKPLRVLTPKPIRPSPEEVRANPHARSARLRAAERIEP from the coding sequence ATGGTCTCCCTCCACGTCCCCGTCCTCCTGCAGGAGGTCCTCACCTGGCTGGATCCCAGGCCCGGAGGCCTCTACGTGGACGCCACCGTGGGCACGGGAGGACACGCGGAGGCCATCCTGGAGCGCATCCTCCCCGGAGGAAGGCTCGTGGGGCTGGACCTGGATCCAGAGGCCCTCGCGGTGGCCCGAAGGCGCCTGGAGCGGTTCGGAGATGCCGTGCAACTCGTGCAGGCCAACTTCGCGGATCTCCAGCACGTCCTCCGGACTCTCGGGATCGCACGGGTGCAGGGGGTGCTCATGGATCTGGGGGTTTCTGGACTGCAGCTCGCAACACCCCATCGGGGCTTCAGTTTCCGACTCGCGGGCCCTCTGGACATGCGCATGGATCCCGCCTCTCCCGTCACCGCCGCGGATCTCGTGAACCGCCTGTCCGAGAAGGAGCTGGCGGACCTCCTCCGGCGGTACGGGGAAGAGCCCTTCGCCGCCCGCATCGCCCGGGAGATCGTCCGGCGCCGGCCGCTTTCCACCACCCAGGAGCTGCGGGAAGCGGTCCTCCGCGCGGTCCCCAGGAGGGCGTGGCCCCGGAGGGTGGACGTGGCCACCCGCACCTTCCAGGCCCTGCGCATTGCGGTGAACCGCGAGCTGGAGGCCCTGGAGCAGGCGCTCCCCCAGGCGGTGGAGGTGTTGGGTCTGGGCGGTCGGCTGGTGGTCATCAGCTTCCACTCCCTGGAGGATCGCATCGTCAAGCACGCGCTCCGGAGCGCAAAGCCCCTGCGGGTGCTCACGCCCAAGCCCATCCGTCCCTCCCCGGAGGAGGTGCGGGCCAATCCCCATGCCCGGAGTGCCCGACTGCGGGCCGCGGAGAGGATCGAGCCATGA
- the mraZ gene encoding division/cell wall cluster transcriptional repressor MraZ, with product MFKGEFHYVLDEKGRLVIPPRFRRALGDRFVVTRGFDGCVVVYPEEQWQVVEEKLRAQPIANRQFVRYLLGSAVDVELDRQGRFVLPAPLREHAGIQREVVVVGLIHKLEIWSKERWQQYLAQTEQDEAKLLEAMREMVL from the coding sequence ATGTTCAAGGGTGAGTTCCACTATGTGCTGGACGAGAAGGGTCGTCTCGTCATCCCCCCCAGGTTCCGGCGGGCCCTGGGGGATCGGTTCGTGGTCACCCGGGGGTTCGACGGGTGCGTGGTGGTCTACCCGGAGGAGCAGTGGCAGGTGGTGGAGGAGAAGTTGCGGGCGCAGCCCATCGCGAACCGCCAGTTCGTCCGGTACCTGCTGGGAAGCGCGGTGGACGTGGAGCTGGACCGACAGGGCCGGTTCGTCCTTCCTGCGCCCCTGCGGGAGCACGCGGGGATCCAGCGGGAGGTGGTGGTGGTGGGCCTCATCCATAAGTTGGAGATCTGGAGCAAGGAGCGTTGGCAGCAGTATCTCGCCCAGACGGAGCAGGACGAGGCGAAGCTGCTGGAGGCCATGCGCGAGATGGTTCTGTGA
- a CDS encoding ribonuclease HI family protein, producing MKAIVRADGASRGNPGPAAIGVVVETPQGQVLREISEQIGEATNNVAEYRAVLRGLEVAAELGATRVEIRVDSELVARQLRGQYRVRSPQLRPLYEEARRKLGEFREAVIRTVRREENTRADELANRALDAHPL from the coding sequence GTGAAGGCCATCGTTCGGGCGGACGGGGCCTCCCGGGGGAATCCCGGCCCCGCGGCCATCGGCGTGGTGGTCGAGACCCCACAGGGGCAGGTTCTCCGGGAGATCTCGGAGCAGATCGGGGAAGCCACGAACAACGTGGCGGAGTACCGGGCTGTGCTCCGAGGACTCGAGGTGGCCGCGGAGCTGGGTGCCACGCGGGTGGAAATCCGGGTGGACAGCGAGCTGGTGGCGCGGCAGCTACGGGGGCAGTATCGGGTGCGCAGTCCCCAGCTGCGGCCCCTGTACGAGGAGGCGCGGAGGAAATTGGGGGAGTTCCGGGAAGCGGTGATCCGGACGGTCCGGCGGGAAGAGAACACCCGGGCGGACGAGCTCGCGAACCGGGCCCTGGATGCCCATCCGTTATAA
- a CDS encoding S1 RNA-binding domain-containing protein yields the protein MAEETRTERSDEVTMEGAVPRVEAHSIVRGTVVRIDNEGVLVDIGAKSEGLIPPRELREEDTAQLQVGAEIDVYVMKVEQEEGNILLSKRRADALLAWDRVESAFREGQILHAMVVDRVKGGLVVDIGLRGFVPGSHVDLSQVKGRRFENLVGESIPLKVIEVDRERNRVILSHRQAVEEERARLREELFRTLREGDERDGVVRRIVDFGAFVDIGGVDALLPISEISWTYIKHPSEVLRRGQHIRVRVIKVDPQTGKISLSLKQVLPDPWTEVPHRYRVGEVVRGKVVRLAPSGAFVRLGDVDGFLPASEVAERRVSKLEEVLQPGQQVEAVIIELRPEQRRMVLSVRRLARERERQQLAEYQQTQVHAGRVTIGDVAGDLLRQALQGGKESGEEPGSS from the coding sequence ATGGCGGAGGAGACTCGGACGGAGCGTTCAGATGAGGTCACCATGGAGGGCGCGGTTCCCCGGGTGGAGGCGCACTCCATCGTGCGGGGCACGGTGGTGCGCATCGACAACGAAGGGGTGCTCGTGGACATCGGAGCGAAGTCCGAAGGGCTCATCCCGCCCCGGGAGCTCCGGGAGGAGGACACCGCGCAGCTCCAGGTGGGAGCGGAGATTGACGTCTACGTGATGAAGGTGGAGCAGGAGGAGGGGAACATCCTCCTGAGCAAACGGAGAGCGGACGCGTTGCTGGCATGGGATCGGGTGGAGAGCGCCTTCCGGGAGGGCCAGATCCTCCACGCCATGGTGGTGGATCGGGTCAAGGGCGGTCTGGTGGTGGACATCGGACTGAGGGGGTTCGTGCCGGGCTCGCACGTGGACCTCTCCCAGGTGAAGGGGCGTCGGTTCGAGAACCTGGTGGGGGAGAGCATCCCGCTGAAGGTCATCGAGGTGGATCGGGAGCGCAACCGGGTCATCCTCTCCCACCGGCAGGCGGTGGAGGAGGAGCGGGCGCGGTTGCGGGAGGAGCTGTTCCGCACCCTCCGGGAAGGGGATGAGCGGGACGGCGTGGTCCGCCGGATCGTAGACTTCGGAGCCTTCGTGGACATCGGCGGGGTCGATGCGCTCCTGCCCATCAGCGAGATCTCCTGGACCTACATCAAGCATCCCTCCGAGGTGCTCCGCCGGGGGCAGCACATCCGGGTCCGGGTGATCAAGGTGGACCCGCAGACCGGGAAGATCAGCCTGAGCCTCAAGCAGGTGCTGCCGGATCCCTGGACGGAGGTTCCGCACCGCTACCGGGTCGGGGAAGTGGTGCGCGGGAAGGTGGTCCGTCTGGCACCCTCCGGTGCCTTCGTGCGGCTGGGGGACGTGGACGGGTTTTTGCCCGCGAGCGAGGTGGCGGAGCGGCGGGTGTCGAAGCTGGAGGAGGTGCTGCAGCCCGGTCAGCAGGTCGAGGCCGTCATCATCGAGCTGCGGCCTGAGCAGCGGCGGATGGTGCTGAGCGTGCGGCGGCTGGCGCGGGAGCGGGAGCGCCAGCAGCTGGCGGAGTACCAGCAGACGCAGGTCCACGCGGGCCGCGTGACCATCGGGGATGTGGCCGGGGATCTGCTGCGCCAGGCGCTGCAGGGAGGGAAGGAGTCCGGCGAGGAGCCGGGTTCGTCCTGA
- a CDS encoding histone deacetylase: protein MRFLLVTHPDCRRHRNPPGHPERPERLAAVEQVLQRTDLWERLPREEPELLDPEALLAVHSRALVERIQDLDRSGGGQLDPDTYVSSGSWAALRAAAGAAVHAAEAVATGRVHRAFALLRPPGHHATPTRAMGFCLVNHVALAARLVMDRQAVERVMIVDWDVHHGNGTQEIFYRDGKVLVISLHQEFWYPGTGQVEEVGAGEGEGFTVNVPLPPGTGEGGYRTVFEEIVLPLGDAFRPQLVLVSAGFDAHQADPLGRMALTSAGFGNLCGMLVEGARRWCEGRVAGILEGGYDPQALGWSVAHTLSVLAGEPLESAPAETPPRECPYGTIQARVRGVRAVLRHYWAI, encoded by the coding sequence ATGCGCTTCTTGCTGGTGACGCACCCGGACTGCCGGCGGCACAGAAATCCGCCGGGGCACCCGGAGCGGCCCGAGCGGTTGGCGGCCGTCGAGCAGGTGCTGCAGCGCACGGACCTGTGGGAACGGCTCCCGCGCGAGGAACCTGAGCTCCTGGATCCCGAGGCCCTGCTCGCGGTGCACAGCCGGGCCTTGGTGGAGCGGATCCAGGACCTGGATCGGTCGGGCGGAGGGCAGCTGGATCCGGATACCTACGTCTCCTCGGGATCCTGGGCCGCGCTGCGGGCGGCCGCGGGAGCCGCGGTGCACGCCGCGGAGGCCGTTGCCACGGGCCGCGTGCACCGGGCCTTCGCCCTCCTCCGGCCGCCGGGCCACCACGCCACCCCGACCCGCGCCATGGGCTTCTGCCTCGTCAACCACGTGGCCCTGGCCGCGCGGCTCGTGATGGATCGGCAGGCCGTGGAGCGGGTGATGATCGTGGACTGGGACGTGCACCACGGCAACGGAACCCAGGAGATCTTCTACCGGGACGGAAAAGTCCTCGTGATCTCCCTGCACCAGGAGTTCTGGTATCCGGGGACGGGCCAGGTGGAGGAGGTGGGGGCAGGCGAGGGTGAGGGATTCACGGTGAACGTGCCCCTTCCTCCGGGCACGGGCGAGGGAGGATACCGGACGGTGTTCGAGGAGATCGTGCTCCCCTTGGGGGACGCGTTCCGTCCCCAGCTGGTACTCGTCTCTGCGGGCTTCGATGCCCACCAGGCAGATCCTCTAGGGCGCATGGCGCTCACGAGTGCCGGGTTCGGGAACCTCTGCGGGATGTTGGTGGAGGGTGCCCGGCGGTGGTGCGAAGGCCGCGTGGCGGGCATTCTGGAGGGCGGCTACGATCCGCAGGCCCTGGGCTGGTCCGTGGCCCACACCCTCTCCGTGCTGGCCGGCGAACCTCTGGAGTCGGCTCCCGCCGAGACGCCTCCCCGGGAGTGCCCGTACGGCACCATCCAGGCCCGGGTCCGGGGCGTGCGGGCGGTGCTGCGGCACTACTGGGCCATCTGA